A genomic segment from Vicia villosa cultivar HV-30 ecotype Madison, WI unplaced genomic scaffold, Vvil1.0 ctg.000339F_1_1, whole genome shotgun sequence encodes:
- the LOC131626970 gene encoding lipid phosphate phosphatase 2-like isoform X1 — MAWWDLRPFQSITTRFQDLSRRMLGFSATTSAHFSSINSPLIDKKNEEEFGQREVQLDSHTMSSHGYAVARIHMHDWIMLLLLVLIEIPLYMIHPFYRFVGKEMMTDLKYPLKSNTVPVWAVPMLAMVLPIVIFIVLYLRRRDIYDLHHAILGLLFSILVTAVITDAIKDAVGRPRPDFFWRCFPDGKDVYDKWGDVICHGDKSVIKEGHKSFPSGHTSWSFAGLGFLSLYLSGKLKAFDRKGHVAKLCIIFLPLLAASLVAVSRVDDYWHHWQDVFAGGLIGLVVATFCYLQFFPPPYHPEGWGPYAYFKMLEESRVTSQGPNAQNGAQSENQEGQSQHGCIGLSLAENQTSTLEDELESGRR; from the exons ATGGCTTGGTGGGATTTAAGACCCTTTCAATCTATAACCACCCGTTTTCAG GATTTATCGAGAAGGATGCTGGGGTTCTCTGCTACGACTAGTGCTCACTTTTCATCCATTAATTCTCCACTGATAGACAAAAAGAATGAAGAG GAATTCGGGCAGCGGGAAGTCCAGCTTGATTCACACACTATGAGTTCTCACGGATATGCAGTTGCTAGAATACACATGCATGATTGGATCATGCTATTACTCCTTGTATTGATTGAAATCCCCTTATACATGATCCATCCTTTCTATCGCTTTGTTGGGAAGGAAATGATGACTGATCTTAAATATCCCCTGAAGAGTAATACAGTTCCTGTTTGGGCTGTTCCG ATGCTTGCAATGGTATTGCCTATCGTGATCTTTATCGTTCTTTATCTCCGAAGAAGAGATATCTATGATCTTCATCATGCCATACTGG GTCTACTGTTCTCCATTTTAGTAACAGCGGTGATAACGGATGCAATAAAAGATGCAGTAGGACGACCTCGGCCAGACTTCTTTTGGCGATGTTTTCCAGATGGAAAGGAT GTTTATGATAAATGGGGAGATGTCATTTGTCATGGTGACAAGAGTGTCATTAAGGAAGGACATAAGAGTTTCCCAAGCGGCCATACTTCAT GGTCATTTGCTGGTCTGGGTTTTTTATCGTTGTACTTGTCTGGAAAATTAAAAGCATTTGATCGCAAAGGTCATGTTGCAAAACTTTGTATTATTTTTCTACCACTACTTGCTGCATCACTTGTCGCCGTTTCTCGAGTTGACGACTACTGGCATCATTGGCAGGATGTGTTTGCTGGAGGTCTAATAG GGCTCGTAGTAGCTACTTTTTGCTATTTACAGTTTTTTCCACCTCCTTATCATCCTGAAG GTTGGGGTCCTTATGCTTATTTTAAGATGTTGGAAGAATCACGAGTTACGTCACAGGGTCCTAATGCTCAAAATGGTGCTCAATCTGAAAACCAAGAAGGACAAAGTCAACATGGGTGTATAGGGCTATCTTTA
- the LOC131626970 gene encoding putative lipid phosphate phosphatase 3, chloroplastic isoform X2, with protein MAWWDLRPFQSITTRFQEFGQREVQLDSHTMSSHGYAVARIHMHDWIMLLLLVLIEIPLYMIHPFYRFVGKEMMTDLKYPLKSNTVPVWAVPMLAMVLPIVIFIVLYLRRRDIYDLHHAILGLLFSILVTAVITDAIKDAVGRPRPDFFWRCFPDGKDVYDKWGDVICHGDKSVIKEGHKSFPSGHTSWSFAGLGFLSLYLSGKLKAFDRKGHVAKLCIIFLPLLAASLVAVSRVDDYWHHWQDVFAGGLIGLVVATFCYLQFFPPPYHPEGWGPYAYFKMLEESRVTSQGPNAQNGAQSENQEGQSQHGCIGLSLAENQTSTLEDELESGRR; from the exons ATGGCTTGGTGGGATTTAAGACCCTTTCAATCTATAACCACCCGTTTTCAG GAATTCGGGCAGCGGGAAGTCCAGCTTGATTCACACACTATGAGTTCTCACGGATATGCAGTTGCTAGAATACACATGCATGATTGGATCATGCTATTACTCCTTGTATTGATTGAAATCCCCTTATACATGATCCATCCTTTCTATCGCTTTGTTGGGAAGGAAATGATGACTGATCTTAAATATCCCCTGAAGAGTAATACAGTTCCTGTTTGGGCTGTTCCG ATGCTTGCAATGGTATTGCCTATCGTGATCTTTATCGTTCTTTATCTCCGAAGAAGAGATATCTATGATCTTCATCATGCCATACTGG GTCTACTGTTCTCCATTTTAGTAACAGCGGTGATAACGGATGCAATAAAAGATGCAGTAGGACGACCTCGGCCAGACTTCTTTTGGCGATGTTTTCCAGATGGAAAGGAT GTTTATGATAAATGGGGAGATGTCATTTGTCATGGTGACAAGAGTGTCATTAAGGAAGGACATAAGAGTTTCCCAAGCGGCCATACTTCAT GGTCATTTGCTGGTCTGGGTTTTTTATCGTTGTACTTGTCTGGAAAATTAAAAGCATTTGATCGCAAAGGTCATGTTGCAAAACTTTGTATTATTTTTCTACCACTACTTGCTGCATCACTTGTCGCCGTTTCTCGAGTTGACGACTACTGGCATCATTGGCAGGATGTGTTTGCTGGAGGTCTAATAG GGCTCGTAGTAGCTACTTTTTGCTATTTACAGTTTTTTCCACCTCCTTATCATCCTGAAG GTTGGGGTCCTTATGCTTATTTTAAGATGTTGGAAGAATCACGAGTTACGTCACAGGGTCCTAATGCTCAAAATGGTGCTCAATCTGAAAACCAAGAAGGACAAAGTCAACATGGGTGTATAGGGCTATCTTTA